In one window of Mucilaginibacter auburnensis DNA:
- a CDS encoding acetyl-CoA carboxylase carboxyltransferase subunit alpha — MKISFDFEKPLAELEQQIEKVKQMEEKNKLDMSATINELQGKLDEARTQIYSNLNGWQKVQISRHPERPYTLQYLELMCDDFIELHGDRTVGDDKAIIGGFGTLNGQTVMFIGHQKGRNTKERQYRNFGMANPEGYRKALRLMKLAEKFNKPVVTLIDTPGAYPGLEAEERGQGEAIARNILEMSVLKVPIICVIIGEGASGGALGIGVGDRVLMLDNSWYSVISPENCSTILFKTWEHKERAAEMLKLTSTEMLKNKLIDGVIKEPLGGAHQDPVAMAAIVKKQLIKELKTLKERDINELVAERIEKFCSMGVVIDG, encoded by the coding sequence ATGAAAATATCGTTTGATTTCGAAAAGCCTTTAGCCGAGCTGGAGCAGCAGATTGAAAAAGTGAAGCAGATGGAAGAGAAGAATAAGCTGGATATGTCTGCCACTATTAACGAACTTCAAGGCAAACTCGACGAAGCGCGTACTCAAATATACTCCAACCTTAACGGCTGGCAAAAAGTGCAAATTTCTCGTCACCCTGAGCGTCCATATACCTTGCAGTATCTGGAGCTGATGTGTGATGATTTTATTGAACTGCACGGCGACCGTACCGTGGGTGATGACAAAGCCATTATTGGCGGCTTTGGTACCTTGAATGGGCAAACCGTAATGTTTATTGGCCACCAGAAAGGGCGTAACACCAAAGAGCGCCAGTACCGTAATTTCGGTATGGCCAACCCAGAGGGTTACCGCAAGGCTTTAAGGTTGATGAAACTGGCCGAGAAGTTCAATAAGCCGGTAGTTACCTTAATTGATACGCCGGGTGCTTACCCTGGTTTGGAAGCGGAAGAGCGTGGACAAGGTGAGGCTATTGCCCGTAACATTTTGGAAATGTCTGTATTGAAGGTACCTATCATTTGCGTTATTATTGGTGAAGGTGCATCTGGTGGTGCTTTGGGTATTGGTGTTGGCGACAGGGTTTTAATGTTGGATAACTCTTGGTATTCAGTTATATCGCCCGAGAACTGCTCAACCATTTTGTTTAAAACTTGGGAGCATAAGGAACGGGCTGCAGAAATGTTGAAGCTTACCTCAACCGAGATGCTGAAAAACAAATTGATCGACGGTGTGATCAAAGAACCGCTGGGTGGCGCGCATCAAGACCCGGTGGCTATGGCAGCCATTGTTAAAAAGCAATTGATAAAAGAACTGAAAACGTTAAAAGAGCGCGACATAAACGAACTGGTAGCAGAGCGCATTGAGAAATTCTGCTCAATGGGTGTTGTGATTGACGGATAA